From the genome of Callithrix jacchus isolate 240 chromosome 7, calJac240_pri, whole genome shotgun sequence, one region includes:
- the KLF18 gene encoding Kruppel-like factor 18, with product MSGEKTLEFSGDPITKDIVQSSANSKEMDSSLLQAIEEIKNFFQHLSEQHTKQAETPDAPEPQCCMPLPAHAEESRHESTQSKTMPPLELTKMTSACTNIPGTVPTQDLTVHFLKALDTALEGLSETSSMGQKVTSFDQIKHTAGSQMTDVTDTPKTSLTDCQKTTVTASNMAISSEGSQLKILSSDQTLSESQTQALRGDQMKTLSDNQTLYRDQMTFSSDQTLTDGHTVTSSGDRALSEGQMITSLDLYGGQMMTSIDNQTLCGEQTTTSTPRQALYQGQVTTSTGNQALCGEQTMTSTDNQALFGEPTTTSTDNQTLCGEQTMTSTDNQILYGGQMTTCTGNQALFGEQMTTSTGNQALYGGQMTTSTGNQALYGEQMTTPTGNQALYGEQMTTSTGNQALCGGQMTTSTGNQALCGGQMTTSTGNQALYGGQMTSTGNQALYGGQMTTSTGNQALYGGQMTTSTGNQALYGGQMTSTGNQALYGGQMTTSTGNQALYGGQMTTSTGNQALYGGQMTTSTGNQALYGGQMTTSTGNQALYGGQMTTSTGNQALYGGQMTTSTGNQALYGGQMTTSTGNQALYGGQMTTSTGNQALYGGQMTTSTGNQALYGGQMTTSTGNQALYGGQMTTSTGNQALYGGQMTTSTGNQALYGGQMTTSTGNQALYGGQMTTSTGNQALYGGQMTTSTGNQALYGGQMTTSTGNQALYGGQMTTSTGNQALYGGQMTTSTGNQALYGGQMTTSTGNQALYGGQMTTSTGNQALYGGQNMTSIDNQALHGGHMAIYSDNLTLYGGHMLTLQAGNMTTLTGDHSFYGSSLSYPGFLCFSSSHLIQGQLSEKQKTQSSPFWKNPKPFICPHKDCKNSYSKACHLRTHMRKHTGEKPFVCDVEGCTWKFGRSDELNRHKKRHTGERPYLCPVCSKNFARSDHLKQHGKVHNICPEL from the exons ATGTCTGGAGAGAAGACTTTGGAATTCTCTGGG GACCCCATAACTAAAGATATAGTTCAGTCATCAGCCAACAGCAAAGAGATGGATTCCAGTCTCCTCCAGGCAATTGAggaaattaagaattttttccaGCATCTCTCTGAGCAACATACAAAACAGGCAGAAACCCCAGATGCACCAGAACCACAGTGCTGTATGCCTCTGCCCGCCCATGCTGAGGAGAGCCGACACGAGTCAACTCAGAGCAAGACCATGCCTCCCTTGGAGCTCACAAAGATGACTTCTGCATGCACTAACATCCCTGGGACAGTTCCCACCCAGGACTTAACAGTGCACTTTCTTAAAGCCCTTGATACGGCCCTTGAAGGCCTAAGTGAGACTTCTTCCATGGGCCAGAAAGTGACCTCCTTTGATCAGATAAAACACACAGCCGGTTCCCAGATGACAGATGTTACTGACACCCCAAAGACATCACTCACTGATTGCCAGAAGACAACCGTCACTGCAAGCAACATGGCAATCTCCAGTGAAGGTAGCCAGCTGAAGATCCTAAGCAGTGACCAGACCCTCAGTGAGAGTCAGACACAGGCCCTGCGTGGAGATCAAATGAAGACCCTCAGTGATAACCAGACTCTCTATAGGGACCAGATGACCTTCAGTAGTGACCAGACCCTCACTGATGGTCATACAGTGACTTCTAGCGGTGACAGGGCCCTCTCTGAGGGCCAGATGATAACCAGCCTAGACCTGTATGGAGGGCAAATGATGACTTCCATTGATAACCAGACCCTCTGTGGGGAGCAAACAACAACCTCCACTCCTAGACAGGCCCTCTACCAGGGGCAGGTGACGACCTCCACTGGTAACCAGGCCCTCTGTGGGGAGCAGACAATGACCTCTACTGATAACCAGGCCCTCTTTGGGGAGCCGACAACGACTTCCACTGATAACCAGACCCTCTGTGGGGAGCAGACCATGACCTCTACTGATAACCAGATCCTCTATGGGGGGCAGATGACCACCTGCACTGGTAACCAGGCCCTCTTCGGGGAACAGATGACAACGTCCACTGGTAATCAGGCCCTCTACGGGGGGCAGATGACGACCTCCACTGGTAACCAGGCCCTCTACGGGGAACAGATGACGACGCCCACTGGTAACCAGGCCCTCTACGGGGAACAGATGACGACGTCCACTGGTAACCAGGCCCTCTGCGGGGGGCAGATGACGACCTCCACTGGTAACCAGGCCCTCTGCGGGGGACAGATGACGACCTCCACTGGTAACCAGGCCCTCTACGGGGGACAGATGACCTCCACTGGCAACCAGGCCCTCTACGGGGGGCAGATGACGACCTCCACTGGCAACCAGGCCCTCTACGGAGGGCAGATGACGACCTCCACTGGCAACCAGGCCCTCTACGGGGGACAGATGACCTCCACTGGCAACCAGGCCCTCTACGGGGGGCAGATGACGACCTCCACTGGCAACCAGGCCCTCTACGGGGGGCAGATGACGACCTCCACTGGCAACCAGGCCCTCTACGGGGGGCAGATGACGACCTCCACTGGCAACCAGGCCCTCTACGGGGGGCAGATGACGACCTCCACTGGCAACCAGGCCCTCTACGGGGGGCAGATGACGACCTCCACTGGCAACCAGGCCCTCTACGGGGGGCAGATGACGACCTCCACTGGCAACCAGGCCCTCTACGGGGGGCAGATGACGACCTCCACTGGCAACCAGGCCCTCTACGGGGGGCAGATGACGACCTCCACTGGCAACCAGGCCCTCTACGGGGGGCAGATGACGACCTCCACTGGCAACCAGGCCCTCTACGGGGGGCAGATGACGACCTCCACTGGCAACCAGGCCCTCTACGGGGGGCAGATGACGACCTCCACTGGCAACCAGGCCCTCTACGGGGGGCAGATGACGACCTCCACTGGCAACCAGGCCCTCTACGGGGGGCAGATGACGACCTCCACTGGCAACCAGGCCCTCTACGGGGGGCAGATGACGACCTCCACTGGCAACCAGGCCCTCTACGGGGGGCAGATGACGACCTCCACTGGCAACCAGGCCCTCTACGGGGGGCAGATGACGACCTCCACTGGCAACCAGGCCCTCTACGGGGGGCAGATGACGACCTCCACTGGCAACCAGGCCCTCTACGGGGGGCAGATGACGACCTCCACTGGCAACCAGGCCCTCTACGGGGGGCAGATGACGACCTCCACTGGCAACCAGGCCCTCTACGGGGGGCAGATGACGACCTCCACTGGTAACCAGGCCCTCTACGGGGGACAGAATATGACCTCCATTGATAACCAGGCCCTCCATGGAGGCCACATGGCAATATATAGTGACAACTTGACCCTCTATGGGGGCCATATGCTGACCCTTCAGGCAGGCAATATGACAACCCTCACTGGTGACCACAGCTTTTATGGGTCCTCATTGTCATACCCAGGATTCCTATGCTTTTCAAGTTCCCATTTGATTCAAGGACAACTCTCAGAAAAGCAGAAGACCCAGAGCAGCCCGTTCTGGAAGAATCCTAAGCCCTTCATCTGCCCACATAAGGACTGTAAGAACTCTTATTCAAAGGCTTGCCACCTCCGAACCCACATGCGCAAGCACACTG GGGAAAAGCCCTTCGTATGCGATGTGGAGGGATGTACGTGGAAATTCGGTCGCTCAGATGAGCTCAACAGACACAAGAAAAGGCACACTGGGGAACGGCCCTACCTGTGTCCAGTTTGCAGCAAGAATTTTGCACGATCTGATCACCTGAAGCAACATGGAAAGGTCCACAACATTTGCCCAGAATTATGA